Proteins encoded together in one Lathyrus oleraceus cultivar Zhongwan6 chromosome 5, CAAS_Psat_ZW6_1.0, whole genome shotgun sequence window:
- the LOC127078769 gene encoding uncharacterized protein LOC127078769: MVKTEGKITDLESVKRYLEKGESSNSKQEHEFPKKFLEPLVFHDLRLDLIQPGRVVFSMKIPPRLLNSAKYLHGGAIATLVDVVGAAAVPAAGFPWDSGVSLEINVSCLDAAYVHEEIEIDARVLRVGKTIAVISVDLRKKNTGQIFAQGRHTKYLPAITSKI; this comes from the exons ATGGTGAAAACAGAAGGAAAGATAACAGATTTGGAATCAGTGAAGAGGTACTTGGAGAAAGGAGAATCTTCAAATTCAAAGCAGGAACACGAATTTCCCAAAAAGTTTTTAGAACCTCTGGTCTTTCATGACCTACGCCTCGATCTCATTCAACCTGGCCGTGTCGTCTTCTCAATGAAGATACCGCCACGACTACTC AATTCAGCTAAATACTTACACGGTGGTGCCATCGCTACTCTGGTAGATGTGGTTGGCGCAGCCGCAGTTCCCGCCGCGGGTTTTCCATGGGATTCCGGAGTTTCCCTCGAGATCAACGTCTCATGCTTGGATGCTGCATATGTTCAT GAGGAGATTGAGATCGACGCGCGAGTTCTACGAGTAGGAAAGACTATAGCTGTTATAAGCGTGGATTTGAGGAAGAAAAATACTGGCCAAATATTTGCTCAGGGCCGTCATACCAAATATCTTCCGGCTATTACTAGTAAAATATGA